Genomic segment of Candidatus Methylomirabilota bacterium:
AAGAGGTTGCTGGCGGTCGTGACCCCCTACTGGGGCTACGCGCTCCGGCACCCGAGCGAAGCCCTGCGACTCGTGATGCGACTTCCCGGCACCGCGGACGCCGCCCCACGTGTCTCCAGCGTGCCGCAGCCCGCGCAGCCGTCGGCTCCCGCCCGCTCCGGAAACCGGGCCGCGTGAGCGATCGCAGGCCGAACGGTCGAGGCCGACGGTGAGAAACACGCTGCTTCGCCTGGCCCGAGCCGCCGGGTTGTTTTCGCTGGCCCGCCGCCGAGTCCGCGGATCCCTCCTCATCCTGGCCTATCACGGCCTCGCCCAGTCCGACGAAGAGCGCTGGCGCCCCCAGCTCTTCATGAACCGCGCGACCTTTCAGAGGCGGCTCGAACTGATCCGGCGCTGGGACGTGCCGATCGTGCGGCTCGGTGATGGCCTCGATCACCTCAAGCGGAACGGCGACGAGCCCTACGCCATCGCGATCACGTTCGACGACGGCTACTACAACTTCGCGAGCCTCGTGGCGCCCGATCTGACCCGGACCAGGACCGAGGCCATGGTCTACGTGTGCAGTTACTATTCGCTCCATCCCGGATGGCCGGTCTTCGACCTCGCGGTCGACTACATGTTCTGGAGCCGTCCGGCCGGCCGCGTGCCGGGCGACGTCGTCGGCGAAGTCGAGCCGTTGACCGCGTCGACCCCCGCGGAGCGCGCCGCCACCGTGGATCGCGTGTACGCATTCGCGGACCGCAACAAGATGGGCGGGCGCGACAAGGATGCCCTGGCTCGCACCATCGCCGGTCATCTCGGGTTCCCGTACGACGACATGGTCCAGCAGCGGATCCTTTGCCTGATGTCCGGCGCGGACCTCCAGACGGTAGCGCGCCAGGGTGTCGAGGTAGCGCTCCATACCCATCGCCACGCGATCCGCGAATCCCCGGTTGGTCTTCGCCAGGAGGTGACGGACAACCGCGGCGCCCTGAAGAGCCTGGGCGTGCCCCCGACCGACGATTTCTGCTATCCCAGCGGGGAATGGGCGGTCGACATGTGGCCGGCCCTCGAGGAGGCCGGCATCCGGTCCGCCACCACCTGCGAGCCTGGAGTCGCGCGCCCGGACACGCATCGGTATGCGCTGCCGCGCTTTCTCGACTCGGAGATCGTCGACGAGATCGAGTTCGAGGCGTGGGTG
This window contains:
- a CDS encoding polysaccharide deacetylase family protein → MRNTLLRLARAAGLFSLARRRVRGSLLILAYHGLAQSDEERWRPQLFMNRATFQRRLELIRRWDVPIVRLGDGLDHLKRNGDEPYAIAITFDDGYYNFASLVAPDLTRTRTEAMVYVCSYYSLHPGWPVFDLAVDYMFWSRPAGRVPGDVVGEVEPLTASTPAERAATVDRVYAFADRNKMGGRDKDALARTIAGHLGFPYDDMVQQRILCLMSGADLQTVARQGVEVALHTHRHAIRESPVGLRQEVTDNRGALKSLGVPPTDDFCYPSGEWAVDMWPALEEAGIRSATTCEPGVARPDTHRYALPRFLDSEIVDEIEFEAWVSGFMPWLYALTGRARKPAPQEGTP